Genomic segment of Parageobacillus genomosp. 1:
CATACTGCAATGCCGTTTCATTACCGGTGCCGTTTACTTGCCGGCGGATCGTCGATTGGTATAAATCAAAACTGACTTGCTCCCCGGTAAACTTTTCTAAATATAACGCCGTCCCGCTGCTTTCCCATCGTTTTGATTCGTTCAGCTCCTTTTCGAGTTGCTGCAGGAAAATCTGCCACTCCGTACGGTGAAATCCGTTCACATTGTCATAGGTGAATAAACGCGCATCAAAAAACAGCGGCAGCAGCGAGGTAACTAGTAAAACGACAGACAAGACGACAAGCATTTCTAAAAACGTAAAGCCTTTTACGGCATTGTTCATCGCTTCCCATATCCACACCTTTCTAAACTGCGTCCGGCG
This window contains:
- the comGF gene encoding competence type IV pilus minor pilin ComGF, whose protein sequence is MNNAVKGFTFLEMLVVLSVVLLVTSLLPLFFDARLFTYDNVNGFHRTEWQIFLQQLEKELNESKRWESSGTALYLEKFTGEQVSFDLYQSTIRRQVNGTGNETALQYVKSVAYTTTNNGIFLHVTATDGKTYEAFLSRLF